From Apis mellifera strain DH4 linkage group LG5, Amel_HAv3.1, whole genome shotgun sequence, the proteins below share one genomic window:
- the LOC102654384 gene encoding uncharacterized protein LOC102654384, which yields MRKYYQAALVIIAIMSLVSLLFYRHEYNKLRYVLEVFNYFGKPNQKNEINCTNNIPIFTKLDMKFEEPLSSWQRLDNDLYVYSAYNIHDNEIQVIGFGSSNNIKNIQCAILFENETNSILGDFSYLLIDDNLNIANIDKNFNYNGYHFYCAYTKNKIPIGIMFFVKSNSDLNNVPILPIKSQSHSLNYVNTAICITPPLTKPIQLLQMIGFIKFHDIIGVDNFIVYDFGIPNEYNSKLKELSKSQNPYWKFTYTVVPWNFPFPNTHPTIIKNLIQADCLYRTYNKVMYVIILSWDEYIVLRYHHSLTDLMRDFKRSRLKADRYKLKTLTFCTEQTDNLINRNVTLMIFKKLHYDSSIPDSQPIYIYNMHEVLKKKNIYTRAIGKDLITLNRYQYCFEKSNSETNVEDTSILRFIEDIQNSQFRKFILENKFF from the coding sequence atgcgAAAATACTATCAAGCTGCACTTGTAATAATTGCTATAATGAGTCTTgtgtctttattattttatagacatGAATATAACAAGTTAAGATATGTTTTAgaagtttttaattactttggTAAGccaaatcaaaaaaatgaaataaattgtacaaataatataccaatatttacaaaacttGACATGAAATTTGAAGAACCACTTTCTTCTTGGCAAAGATtagataatgatttatatgtttattctgcatataatatacatgataatgaaattcaagTAATAGGTTTTGGttcatcaaataatattaaaaatatacaatgtgcaatattatttgaaaatgaaactaaTTCAATTTTAGGAGATTTTAGTTATCTCTTAAtagatgataatttaaatattgcaaatattgataaaaattttaattataatggatatcatttttattgtgCGTAcaccaaaaataaaataccaatAGGAATAATGTTTTTTGTAAAATCTAATTCAGATCTTAATAATGTGCCTATATTACCAATCAAAAGTCAATcacattctttaaattatgtcAATACTGCAATATGCATTACACCACCATTGACAAAAccaatacaattattacaaatgatTGGTTTTATAAAGTTTCATGATATAATTGGtgtagataattttatagtatatgaTTTTGGTATtccaaatgaatataatagtaaaCTTAAAGAATTATCTAAATCTCAAAACCCATATTGGAAATTTACGTATACAGTAGTGCCATggaattttccttttcccaaTACTCATcctactataataaaaaacttgatACAAGCAGATTGTTTGTATCgtacatataataaagttatgTATGTCATTATATTGTCTTGGGATGAATACATAGTTTTAAGATATCATCATTCCCTTACAGACTTAATGAGAGATTTTAAAAGATCTAGATTAAAAGCAGatcgttataaattaaagacaTTAACTTTTTGTACAGAACAAACAGACAATCTAATCAATAGAAATGTaacattaatgatatttaaaaaattacattatgatTCAAGTATTCCTGATAGTCAAccaatttatatctataatatgcatgaagtattaaaaaaaaaaaatatatatacacgagcgattggaaaagatttaattacgTTAAATCGTTATCAatattgtttcgaaaaatcaaattcagaAACAAATGTTGAAGATACTTCAATTTTAAGATTCATTGAAGATATACAAAATTcacaatttagaaaatttatattagaaaataaattcttttaa